One genomic window of Micromonospora sp. WMMD1128 includes the following:
- a CDS encoding UbiA family prenyltransferase, producing the protein MSTRVLGLVRASHPEPAAAVTVVAALLAVGVGHSVTGVVTVALTVLASQLAVGWSNDLIDADRDAAVGRTDKPVTTGAVARPALARATAVAAVATPLLALAGGPAAAACATLGLVSALLYNKPLKSTAVSVLPYAVSFGALPAFVVLALPGSPAPPAWLVAAAALLGAGAHFANVLPDLADDARTGVRGLPHRLGPAGSRLTAAGLLLAATVTLVFGPPGPPSWAGLAAVAAAVAVPAIGGYAGRAAARTGGRQVAAFRAVLVVALIDVVLLVANGRVV; encoded by the coding sequence ATGTCGACGCGGGTGTTAGGGCTGGTCAGGGCAAGCCATCCGGAGCCGGCGGCGGCGGTCACGGTGGTCGCCGCGCTGCTCGCCGTCGGCGTCGGGCACTCCGTTACCGGGGTGGTGACCGTGGCGCTGACCGTGCTGGCGAGCCAACTCGCGGTCGGCTGGAGCAACGACCTGATCGACGCCGACCGGGATGCCGCGGTGGGGCGTACCGACAAGCCGGTGACCACCGGCGCGGTCGCCCGGCCGGCGCTGGCCCGGGCCACCGCGGTGGCCGCCGTCGCCACCCCGCTGCTCGCGCTGGCCGGCGGCCCCGCCGCGGCGGCCTGCGCCACCCTGGGCCTGGTCTCCGCGCTGCTCTACAACAAGCCGCTGAAGTCGACAGCGGTGTCGGTGCTGCCCTACGCGGTCTCGTTCGGCGCGCTGCCCGCGTTCGTGGTGCTGGCCCTACCCGGCTCGCCCGCGCCGCCGGCCTGGCTGGTGGCCGCCGCCGCGCTGCTGGGCGCCGGGGCGCACTTCGCCAACGTCCTGCCCGACCTGGCCGACGACGCGCGGACCGGAGTGCGCGGACTGCCGCACCGGCTCGGCCCGGCGGGCAGCCGGCTAACTGCCGCCGGGCTGCTCCTCGCGGCCACCGTCACCCTGGTGTTCGGCCCGCCCGGGCCGCCGTCGTGGGCCGGCCTGGCGGCGGTCGCCGCCGCCGTCGCGGTGCCGGCGATCGGTGGGTACGCCGGGCGCGCGGCGGCCCGGACCGGCGGTCGACAGGTGGCCGCCTTCCGGGCGGTGCTGGTGGTGGCGCTCATCGATGTGGTGCTGCTGGTCGCGAACGGCCGGGTGGTCTGA
- a CDS encoding A/G-specific adenine glycosylase produces the protein MTEPTFATQVSRWYERNARDLPWRRPGIGAWAILVSEVMLQQTPVVRVVPAFQAWLARWPEPRALAEDTPAEAIRMWGRLGYPRRAVRLRECAVAVVERHGGVVPDRLDQLLALPGVGTYTARAVAAFAYGQRHPVVDTNVRRVVSRAVAGEPDAGPTTRPADLVATEELLPVEPAAAALASAAFMELGAVVCTARAPRCAVCPVESSCAWRASGQAAPAGPTRRPQRYAGTDRQVRGLLLAVLRDATGPVPHQRLDQVWHDDVQRARALAGLVTDGLVEPVGQESFRLAGDGPAVPLLP, from the coding sequence ATGACTGAGCCCACCTTCGCCACCCAGGTCAGCCGGTGGTACGAGCGCAACGCCCGTGATCTGCCCTGGCGCAGGCCGGGCATCGGCGCCTGGGCGATCCTGGTCAGTGAGGTCATGCTCCAGCAGACCCCGGTGGTCCGGGTGGTGCCCGCCTTCCAGGCGTGGCTGGCCCGCTGGCCGGAACCGCGCGCGCTCGCGGAGGACACCCCGGCCGAGGCGATCCGGATGTGGGGACGGCTCGGCTACCCCCGCCGGGCGGTACGCCTGCGCGAGTGCGCGGTGGCGGTCGTGGAGCGGCACGGCGGAGTGGTGCCCGACCGGCTCGACCAGTTGCTGGCGCTGCCCGGCGTCGGCACGTACACGGCCCGCGCGGTGGCCGCGTTCGCGTACGGTCAGCGGCACCCGGTGGTGGACACGAACGTCCGGCGGGTGGTGAGCCGGGCGGTCGCGGGTGAGCCCGACGCCGGCCCGACCACCCGGCCCGCGGACCTGGTCGCCACCGAGGAACTGCTACCCGTCGAACCGGCCGCGGCGGCCCTGGCCAGCGCGGCGTTCATGGAACTCGGGGCGGTCGTCTGCACCGCCCGCGCGCCCCGCTGTGCGGTGTGTCCGGTCGAGTCCAGTTGCGCCTGGCGGGCATCCGGGCAGGCTGCCCCCGCCGGACCGACCCGCCGCCCACAGCGCTACGCCGGCACCGACCGGCAGGTACGCGGACTGCTGCTCGCGGTGCTCCGGGACGCCACCGGACCGGTGCCGCACCAGCGGCTGGACCAGGTCTGGCACGACGACGTGCAGCGGGCGCGGGCACTGGCCGGCCTGGTCACCGACGGGCTTGTGGAGCCGGTGGGTCAGGAGTCCTTCCGGCTGGCCGGCGACGGCCCCGCCGTCCCCCTGCTGCCCTGA
- a CDS encoding ACT domain-containing protein, with amino-acid sequence MNELAITVIGRDRPGIVADVAEVLARLGANLTDSTMTRLRGHFAMTLICVGPAAADVEAALAPLASDGHLLATVRAVTPDGGSTSAGEPYVLAVHGADRMGIVAAMTRVLADVGGNVTDLSTRLTGSLYVVVAEVELPPGSSDEVAGRLTRAAAELGVGVSLRPADTDLL; translated from the coding sequence ATGAATGAGCTCGCGATCACCGTCATCGGTCGGGACCGGCCGGGCATCGTGGCCGATGTCGCGGAGGTCCTCGCCCGGCTCGGCGCGAACCTCACCGACTCGACGATGACCCGGTTGCGGGGGCACTTCGCGATGACCCTGATCTGCGTGGGCCCGGCCGCCGCGGATGTCGAGGCCGCGCTGGCCCCGCTCGCCTCCGACGGGCACCTGCTGGCCACCGTGCGCGCGGTCACCCCGGACGGTGGCAGCACCTCCGCCGGTGAGCCGTACGTGCTGGCGGTGCACGGGGCCGACCGCATGGGCATCGTCGCGGCGATGACCCGGGTGCTGGCCGATGTCGGCGGCAACGTGACCGACCTGAGCACCCGGCTGACGGGTTCGCTCTACGTGGTGGTCGCCGAGGTGGAGTTGCCGCCGGGCAGCTCGGACGAGGTGGCCGGCCGGCTGACCCGGGCCGCGGCGGAGTTGGGCGTCGGGGTCAGTCTCCGCCCGGCGGACACGGACCTGCTGTGA
- a CDS encoding peptide deformylase, which produces MTAEGYAGLGGWTPEKLGVPGEVRRVVAAPEPVLSRPGPEVDPTSVEVVRLAADLVATMRVSPGCVGLAAPQVGVSAQVFAVDVTGHPKAVTVHGTFVLCNARVVEASRWKAGREGCMSVPDLTGDVKRASRLVVEGMLPGSGEVVRLVTDGFEARALQHEIDHCAGQLFLDRVAGAHAVYQRKVYL; this is translated from the coding sequence GTGACCGCCGAGGGTTACGCCGGCCTGGGCGGCTGGACACCGGAGAAGCTCGGCGTTCCGGGCGAGGTGCGTCGGGTGGTCGCCGCCCCGGAGCCGGTGCTGAGCCGGCCCGGCCCGGAGGTCGACCCCACCTCGGTCGAGGTGGTGCGGCTGGCCGCCGACCTGGTGGCGACCATGCGGGTCTCGCCTGGTTGTGTGGGGCTGGCGGCGCCGCAGGTGGGGGTGAGCGCCCAGGTGTTCGCGGTGGACGTGACCGGGCACCCCAAGGCGGTGACCGTGCACGGCACGTTCGTGCTCTGCAACGCCCGGGTGGTGGAGGCGAGCCGGTGGAAGGCAGGCCGGGAGGGCTGTATGTCGGTGCCGGACCTGACCGGCGACGTGAAGCGGGCCAGCCGCCTGGTGGTGGAGGGGATGCTGCCGGGCAGCGGCGAGGTGGTGCGGTTGGTCACCGACGGTTTCGAGGCGCGTGCGCTACAGCACGAGATCGACCACTGCGCCGGCCAGCTCTTCCTCGACCGGGTGGCCGGGGCGCACGCCGTCTACCAGCGCAAGGTCTATCTCTGA
- the disA gene encoding DNA integrity scanning diadenylate cyclase DisA: MPTDRDATKPATATPHARTGAVSGNPTRAISVSVAASVGGAGADPLRANLALMAPGTALRDGLERILRGRTGALIVLGYDKVVEQICTGGFPMDVEFSATRVRELCKMDGAVVLSSDGTRIVQAGAHLMPDPSIPTEESGTRHRTAERVARQTGYPVISVSQSMRIISLYVNGQRHVLDDSAAILSRANQALATLERYKLRLDEVSGTLSALEIEDLVTVRDAVAVVQRLEMVRRIADEIAGYVVELGTDGRLLALQLDELMAGVDADRTLVIRDYLPVGRKSRTLDEALVELDLLSATEMIDLVAVAKAIGYPSASDALDAAVSPRGFRLLAKVPRLPAAVVDRLVVHFGSLQRLLGATVEDLQAVEGVGDARARGVREGLSRLAEASILERYV; encoded by the coding sequence GTGCCGACCGACCGCGATGCCACCAAGCCCGCAACGGCGACGCCGCACGCCCGCACCGGTGCCGTCAGCGGCAACCCGACCCGCGCGATCAGCGTGAGCGTCGCCGCGAGCGTCGGCGGGGCCGGCGCCGACCCGCTGCGGGCCAACCTCGCCCTCATGGCGCCCGGCACCGCGCTCCGCGACGGCCTGGAACGGATCCTGCGCGGTCGCACCGGCGCGCTGATCGTGCTCGGCTACGACAAGGTGGTCGAGCAGATCTGCACCGGCGGCTTCCCGATGGACGTGGAATTCTCCGCCACCCGGGTCCGCGAGCTGTGCAAGATGGATGGCGCCGTGGTGCTCTCCAGCGACGGCACCCGGATCGTCCAGGCCGGCGCGCATCTGATGCCCGACCCGTCCATCCCCACCGAGGAGTCCGGCACCCGGCACCGCACCGCCGAGCGGGTGGCCCGGCAGACCGGCTACCCGGTCATCTCGGTCAGCCAGTCGATGCGGATCATCAGCCTCTACGTCAACGGCCAGCGGCACGTGCTCGACGACTCGGCCGCGATCCTGTCCCGGGCCAACCAGGCGCTGGCCACGCTCGAACGCTACAAGCTCCGCCTCGACGAGGTCTCCGGCACGCTCTCCGCGCTGGAGATCGAAGACCTGGTCACGGTCCGCGACGCGGTGGCCGTGGTGCAGCGGCTGGAAATGGTCCGGCGGATCGCCGACGAGATCGCCGGCTACGTGGTGGAGCTGGGCACCGACGGCCGCCTGCTCGCGCTCCAGCTCGACGAGCTGATGGCCGGTGTGGACGCCGACCGCACCCTGGTCATCCGCGACTACCTGCCGGTCGGCCGCAAGTCGCGCACGCTCGACGAGGCGCTCGTCGAGCTCGACCTGCTCAGCGCCACCGAGATGATCGACCTGGTGGCGGTGGCCAAGGCCATCGGTTACCCGTCCGCCTCCGACGCGCTCGACGCGGCGGTCAGCCCGCGCGGGTTCCGTCTGCTGGCCAAGGTGCCACGGCTGCCGGCAGCCGTGGTCGACCGGCTGGTCGTGCACTTCGGCAGCCTCCAGCGGCTGCTCGGCGCGACAGTGGAAGACCTCCAGGCGGTCGAGGGGGTGGGCGACGCCCGTGCCCGTGGGGTCCGTGAGGGCCTGTCCCGGCTCGCCGAGGCGTCCATCCTGGAACGGTACGTCTGA
- the lysS gene encoding lysine--tRNA ligase, whose translation MTEQNALPTDPADDLPEQMKVRREKRDRMLAEGVEPYPVGFPRTTTLARLRERYADLPTDTATGDRASVTGRVIFIRNTGKLCFATLRDGDGTELQAMLSLDRVGPERLADWKRLVDLGDHVGVTGEVITSRRGELSVLADEWAVTAKALRPLPVAHKPLSEESRVRQRYVDLVVRPQARQMVRTRATAVRSLRDTLHAQDFVEVETPMLQLLHGGAAARPFVTHSNALATDLYLRIAPELFLKRAVVGGVDRVFEINRNFRNEGIDSSHSPEFAMLETYQAYGDYDTMAELTRNLVQQAAVAVAGSTVVTHADGREFDLGGEWRSVTLFGVLSEALGEEVTVRTERSRLVEYADKIGLSVDPKWGPGKLAEELFEELVVPSLQAPTFVRDYPEETSPLTRAHRSEPGLAEKWDLYVLGFELGTAYSELVDPVVQRERLVAQAQLAARGDDEAMRLDEDFLRAMEYGMPPAGGMGMGIDRLLMALTGLGIRETILFPLVRPE comes from the coding sequence GTGACCGAGCAGAACGCCCTGCCCACCGACCCCGCCGACGACCTTCCCGAGCAGATGAAGGTCCGCCGGGAGAAGCGGGACCGGATGCTCGCCGAGGGCGTCGAGCCGTACCCGGTGGGTTTCCCCCGGACCACCACGCTCGCGCGGCTCCGCGAGCGCTACGCCGACCTGCCCACCGACACCGCCACCGGGGACCGGGCCTCGGTCACCGGCCGGGTGATCTTCATTCGCAACACCGGCAAACTCTGCTTCGCCACGCTGCGCGACGGCGACGGCACCGAGCTTCAGGCGATGCTCTCGCTGGACCGGGTCGGGCCGGAGCGCCTGGCGGACTGGAAGCGCCTGGTGGACCTCGGCGACCACGTCGGGGTGACCGGTGAAGTGATCACCAGCCGGCGCGGCGAGTTGTCCGTGCTTGCCGACGAGTGGGCGGTCACCGCCAAGGCGCTACGCCCGCTGCCGGTGGCGCACAAGCCGTTGAGCGAGGAGTCCCGGGTCCGGCAGCGCTACGTGGATCTGGTGGTCCGCCCGCAGGCCCGGCAGATGGTCCGCACCCGGGCCACCGCGGTCCGCAGCCTGCGGGACACCCTGCACGCGCAGGACTTCGTCGAGGTCGAGACCCCGATGCTCCAGTTGCTGCACGGTGGCGCCGCGGCCCGCCCATTCGTGACCCACAGCAATGCGCTCGCCACCGATCTGTATCTGCGAATCGCACCGGAACTGTTTCTCAAGCGCGCGGTGGTGGGTGGCGTCGACCGTGTCTTCGAGATCAACCGCAACTTCCGTAATGAGGGCATAGACTCTTCGCACTCGCCGGAGTTCGCGATGCTGGAGACCTACCAGGCGTACGGCGACTACGACACGATGGCCGAGCTGACCCGAAATCTGGTGCAGCAGGCCGCCGTCGCGGTCGCCGGCTCGACGGTGGTGACGCACGCCGACGGCCGTGAGTTCGACCTGGGCGGCGAGTGGCGGTCGGTGACGCTGTTCGGTGTTCTTTCCGAAGCGCTCGGTGAGGAGGTCACCGTCCGCACGGAAAGGTCACGCCTGGTGGAGTACGCGGACAAGATCGGTCTCTCGGTGGACCCGAAGTGGGGGCCGGGCAAGTTGGCCGAGGAGTTGTTCGAGGAGTTGGTGGTGCCGTCGTTGCAGGCGCCCACGTTCGTCCGCGACTACCCGGAGGAGACCAGTCCGCTGACCCGGGCGCACCGCAGCGAGCCGGGGCTGGCCGAGAAGTGGGACCTCTACGTGCTGGGATTCGAGCTGGGCACCGCCTACTCCGAGCTGGTCGACCCGGTGGTGCAGCGGGAGCGGCTGGTGGCCCAGGCGCAGCTCGCGGCGCGCGGCGACGACGAGGCCATGCGGCTCGACGAGGACTTTCTCCGGGCGATGGAGTACGGAATGCCGCCGGCCGGTGGTATGGGAATGGGAATCGACCGGCTCCTGATGGCCTTGACCGGCCTGGGAATTCGGGAAACCATCCTGTTCCCCTTGGTCCGGCCGGAGTAG
- a CDS encoding Lsr2 family protein, with protein MAKQIIHKLVDDLDGGDADETVKFALDGVQYEIDLSASNAEKLRDVFAQYIAHGSKVGRGGVVVGGRAARGRGGATADREQNRAIREWAKKAGKDISDRGRIPQEIVDEYHAKAGH; from the coding sequence GTGGCCAAGCAGATCATTCACAAGCTGGTCGATGACCTGGACGGCGGGGACGCTGACGAGACTGTCAAGTTCGCGCTCGACGGCGTGCAGTACGAGATCGACCTCTCGGCCTCCAACGCGGAGAAATTGCGCGACGTATTCGCGCAGTACATCGCGCACGGCTCGAAGGTCGGTCGTGGGGGCGTGGTGGTGGGCGGCCGGGCCGCGCGTGGTCGCGGCGGCGCGACCGCGGACCGCGAGCAGAACCGGGCCATCCGCGAGTGGGCCAAGAAGGCCGGCAAGGACATCTCCGACCGGGGCCGGATCCCGCAGGAGATCGTGGACGAGTACCACGCGAAGGCGGGGCACTGA
- a CDS encoding ATP-dependent Clp protease ATP-binding subunit, with protein sequence MFERFTDRARRVVVLAQEEARMLNHNYIGTEHILLGLIHEGEGVAAKALESLGISLEGVRQQVEEIIGQGQQAPSGHIPFTPRAKKVLELSLREALQLGHNYIGTEHILLGLIREGEGVAAQVLVKLGADLNRVRQQVIQLLSGYQGKEPAAAGAAPGEAAPSTSLVLDQFGRNLTQAAREGKLDPVIGREKEIERVMQVLSRRTKNNPVLIGEPGVGKTAVVEGLSQKIIKGEVPETLKDKQLYTLDLGALVAGSRYRGDFEERLKKVLKEIRTRGDIILFIDEIHTLVGAGAAEGAIDAASILKPMLARGELQTIGATTLDEYRKHLEKDAALERRFQPIQVGEPSLAHTIEILKGLRDRYEAHHRVSITDAALVAAATLADRYISDRFLPDKAIDLIDEAGARMRIRRMTAPPDLRDFDERIAQVRRDKESAIDAQDFERAAQLRDTEKQLLGQKAQREKEWKAGDLDVVSEVDDEQIAEVLGNWTGIPVYKLTEEETSRLLRMEDELHKRVIGQEDAVKAVSKAIRRTRAGLKDPKRPSGSFIFAGPSGVGKTELSKALAEFLFGSEDALIQLDMSEFHDRYTVSRLVGAPPGYVGYDEGGQLTEKVRRRPFSVVLFDEIEKAHPDVFNTLLQILEDGRLTDGQGRIVDFKNTVIILTTNLGTRDVAKAVSLGFQASDDSESNYDRMKQKVNDELKQHFRPEFLNRIDDTIVFHQLREIEILSIVDIMIQRIEGQLRNKDMGLELTDNAKKYLAKKGFDPVLGARPLRRTIQRDIEDNLSERILFNELTPGQIVVVDCEGDPDNIDKAKLVFRGADRPDAVPDAVPADLGAASTGADDNAA encoded by the coding sequence ATGTTCGAGCGGTTCACCGACCGAGCGCGACGGGTTGTCGTCCTGGCCCAGGAAGAGGCCCGGATGCTCAACCACAACTACATCGGTACGGAGCACATCCTGTTGGGCCTGATCCATGAGGGTGAGGGTGTGGCGGCGAAGGCTTTGGAGAGCCTGGGTATCTCGTTGGAGGGCGTCCGCCAGCAGGTTGAGGAGATCATCGGTCAGGGCCAGCAGGCGCCGAGTGGGCATATCCCGTTCACGCCGCGGGCGAAGAAGGTGTTGGAGCTGTCCCTGCGCGAGGCGCTGCAGCTCGGCCACAACTACATCGGCACCGAGCACATCCTGTTGGGCCTGATCCGTGAGGGCGAGGGCGTGGCCGCCCAGGTGCTGGTGAAGCTCGGCGCCGACCTCAACCGGGTCCGTCAGCAGGTGATCCAGCTGCTGTCGGGTTATCAGGGCAAGGAGCCGGCTGCTGCGGGTGCTGCGCCGGGTGAGGCCGCGCCGTCGACGAGTTTGGTGTTGGATCAGTTCGGTCGGAACCTGACCCAGGCTGCTCGGGAGGGCAAGCTCGACCCGGTGATCGGGCGGGAGAAGGAGATCGAGCGGGTCATGCAGGTGTTGTCCCGCCGGACGAAGAACAACCCGGTGTTGATCGGTGAGCCCGGCGTGGGTAAGACCGCTGTGGTGGAGGGCTTGTCCCAGAAGATCATCAAGGGTGAGGTGCCGGAGACGCTGAAGGACAAGCAGCTGTACACGCTTGACCTGGGTGCGTTGGTGGCGGGTTCGCGCTACCGGGGTGATTTCGAGGAGCGGCTGAAGAAGGTGCTCAAGGAGATCCGCACCCGGGGTGACATCATCTTGTTCATCGACGAGATCCACACGTTGGTGGGTGCGGGCGCGGCGGAGGGTGCGATCGACGCCGCGAGCATTTTGAAGCCGATGCTGGCGCGTGGTGAGTTGCAGACCATCGGCGCGACCACGCTGGATGAGTACCGTAAGCATTTGGAGAAGGACGCGGCGTTGGAGCGTCGGTTCCAGCCGATCCAGGTGGGTGAGCCGTCGCTGGCGCACACCATCGAGATTTTGAAGGGTCTGCGGGACCGGTACGAGGCGCACCACCGCGTGAGCATCACCGACGCGGCTCTGGTCGCGGCGGCCACCCTGGCGGATCGGTATATCTCGGATCGGTTCCTGCCGGACAAGGCGATCGATTTGATTGATGAGGCGGGTGCGCGGATGCGGATCCGTCGGATGACGGCGCCGCCGGACCTGCGGGACTTCGATGAGCGGATCGCGCAGGTGCGTCGGGACAAGGAGTCCGCGATCGACGCGCAGGACTTCGAGCGGGCCGCGCAGTTGCGGGACACGGAGAAGCAGTTGCTGGGTCAGAAGGCGCAGCGGGAGAAGGAGTGGAAGGCCGGGGATCTGGATGTCGTCAGTGAGGTCGACGACGAGCAGATCGCTGAGGTGCTCGGGAACTGGACCGGTATCCCGGTGTACAAGTTGACCGAGGAGGAGACGTCGCGTCTGCTGCGGATGGAGGACGAGCTGCACAAGCGCGTCATCGGGCAGGAAGACGCGGTCAAGGCGGTGTCGAAGGCGATCCGGCGCACGCGGGCGGGTTTGAAGGATCCGAAGCGGCCGTCGGGGTCGTTCATCTTCGCCGGCCCGTCCGGTGTGGGTAAGACCGAGCTGTCCAAGGCCCTGGCGGAGTTCCTGTTCGGGTCCGAGGACGCGTTGATCCAGTTGGACATGTCGGAGTTCCACGACCGGTACACGGTGTCCCGGCTCGTCGGTGCCCCTCCCGGGTATGTCGGGTACGACGAGGGTGGGCAGCTGACGGAGAAGGTGCGGCGGCGGCCGTTCTCGGTGGTGTTGTTCGACGAGATCGAGAAGGCCCACCCGGATGTGTTCAACACGCTGTTGCAGATCCTGGAGGACGGCCGGTTGACCGATGGTCAGGGTCGGATCGTGGACTTCAAGAACACGGTCATCATCCTGACCACCAACCTCGGTACCCGGGACGTCGCGAAGGCGGTGTCGCTGGGCTTCCAGGCCTCCGACGATTCCGAGTCGAACTACGACCGGATGAAGCAGAAGGTCAACGACGAGCTCAAGCAGCACTTCCGGCCCGAGTTCCTCAACCGGATCGACGACACGATCGTGTTCCACCAGCTGCGGGAGATCGAGATCCTGTCGATCGTGGACATCATGATCCAGCGGATCGAGGGTCAGCTGCGGAACAAGGACATGGGCCTGGAGTTGACCGACAACGCCAAGAAATATTTGGCGAAGAAGGGCTTCGACCCGGTCCTGGGCGCCCGTCCGCTACGCCGCACCATCCAACGCGACATCGAGGACAACCTGTCCGAACGGATCCTGTTCAACGAACTGACCCCCGGCCAGATCGTCGTCGTCGACTGCGAAGGCGACCCCGACAACATCGACAAGGCCAAACTCGTCTTCCGCGGCGCGGACCGACCCGACGCCGTCCCGGACGCGGTGCCGGCCGATCTCGGCGCCGCATCCACCGGCGCGGACGACAACGCCGCGTAG
- a CDS encoding class I SAM-dependent methyltransferase, translating into MTDPTAALSFGAAAAAYDRFRPRYPEAALRWALAGLTAPARVVDLGAGTGILTRGVTALGHHVVPVEPDPGMRAQLAVATTGTTALAGSAESVPLPDGSADAVLVGQAYHWFDKEPAHAEIARVLRPGGTFAPIWNTRDNDVEWVAELERIADLRDHAGNLVEKVTSFGPAFGRVELTEFTHRTTLTPDGVIGMLRTRSFWLTATADEQARIDRELRDLFATHPDLVGRETVELPYRTLVFTARKR; encoded by the coding sequence ATGACCGACCCCACTGCGGCGCTCTCGTTCGGCGCGGCCGCCGCCGCGTACGACCGGTTCCGGCCCCGCTATCCCGAGGCGGCGCTGCGCTGGGCGCTGGCCGGGCTGACCGCCCCGGCCCGGGTGGTGGACCTCGGTGCCGGCACCGGCATCCTCACGCGTGGCGTGACGGCGCTCGGGCACCACGTCGTACCCGTCGAGCCGGATCCGGGGATGCGGGCGCAACTGGCGGTCGCCACCACGGGCACGACGGCGCTCGCCGGCAGCGCGGAATCGGTGCCGCTGCCGGACGGTTCGGCGGACGCGGTGCTGGTCGGGCAGGCCTACCACTGGTTCGACAAGGAGCCGGCGCACGCCGAGATCGCCCGCGTGCTGCGCCCCGGTGGCACCTTCGCGCCGATCTGGAACACCCGGGACAACGACGTCGAGTGGGTGGCCGAGCTGGAGCGGATCGCCGACCTGCGCGACCACGCCGGCAACCTGGTCGAGAAGGTCACCAGCTTCGGACCGGCCTTCGGCCGGGTGGAGCTGACCGAGTTCACCCATCGGACCACGCTCACCCCGGACGGGGTGATCGGCATGCTGCGCACCCGCTCCTTCTGGCTGACCGCCACCGCCGACGAGCAGGCGAGGATCGACCGGGAACTCCGCGACCTCTTCGCCACCCACCCCGACCTGGTCGGTCGGGAGACCGTCG
- the radA gene encoding DNA repair protein RadA, whose protein sequence is MTTPRSTSSRAGAGRGRAAAREPRPAYECDACGHQPPKWMGRCPECGEWGSVVESTVTGPMVSGRVVSSRMPAEPARPIATISAAPARARPTGVSELDRVLGGGLVPGAVVLLAGEPGVGKSTLLLDVAQQWAAGAGSPSLVVSGEESVSQVRLRAERMGALHDQLYLAAESDLSAVLGHLDAVKPGLLVLDSVQTISTTGTEGVPGGVTQVRAVTAALVAVAKERGVATVLVGHVTKDGQVAGPRVLEHLVDVVLHFEGDKHSSLRMVRGVKNRFGAADEVGCFEMHEGGISSLADPSGLFLTRYSEPVPGTCVTVAMEGRRALVTEVQALIGATVAGSPRRTVSGLDGARLAMVLAVLQRRTERLTLHDREVFAATVGGIRVVEPAADLAVALAVASGGLNLALNPHLVAIGEVGLTGEVRRVGAVPRRLAEAARLGFRLALVPPGCGPGSSGVAPEHMRVIEVTDVRAALQAAARASAE, encoded by the coding sequence GTGACCACGCCCCGATCGACCTCCTCCCGCGCCGGCGCCGGCCGCGGCCGTGCCGCCGCCCGCGAACCCCGCCCGGCCTACGAGTGCGACGCCTGCGGGCATCAGCCACCCAAGTGGATGGGCCGCTGTCCCGAGTGCGGCGAGTGGGGCTCGGTCGTCGAGTCCACGGTCACCGGCCCGATGGTCTCCGGCCGGGTGGTCAGCTCCCGGATGCCGGCCGAGCCGGCCCGGCCGATCGCCACCATCAGCGCCGCGCCGGCCCGGGCCCGTCCGACCGGCGTCAGCGAGCTCGACCGGGTGCTCGGCGGCGGCCTGGTCCCCGGCGCGGTGGTGCTGCTCGCGGGCGAGCCCGGCGTCGGCAAGTCGACGCTGTTGCTCGACGTGGCCCAGCAGTGGGCCGCCGGCGCCGGCAGCCCGTCGCTCGTGGTCAGCGGCGAGGAGTCGGTAAGCCAGGTGCGGCTGCGGGCCGAGCGGATGGGCGCCCTGCACGACCAGCTCTACCTGGCCGCCGAGAGCGACCTGTCGGCGGTCCTCGGCCACCTCGACGCGGTCAAGCCGGGGCTGCTGGTGCTCGACTCGGTGCAGACGATCTCCACCACCGGCACCGAGGGCGTGCCCGGTGGCGTGACCCAGGTGCGCGCGGTCACCGCCGCGCTTGTCGCGGTCGCCAAGGAACGCGGCGTGGCCACCGTGCTCGTCGGCCACGTGACCAAGGACGGCCAGGTCGCCGGCCCACGCGTGCTGGAGCACCTGGTGGACGTGGTGCTCCACTTCGAGGGCGACAAGCACTCCTCGCTGCGCATGGTGCGTGGCGTCAAGAACCGGTTCGGCGCGGCCGACGAGGTCGGCTGCTTCGAGATGCACGAGGGCGGCATCAGCAGCCTGGCCGACCCGTCCGGCCTCTTCCTCACCCGTTATTCCGAGCCGGTGCCGGGCACCTGCGTGACCGTGGCCATGGAGGGCCGGCGGGCGCTTGTCACCGAGGTGCAGGCGCTGATCGGGGCGACGGTCGCCGGCTCGCCCCGACGCACCGTCTCCGGCCTCGACGGCGCCCGGCTGGCCATGGTCCTCGCCGTGCTCCAACGGCGCACCGAGCGGCTGACGCTGCACGACCGTGAGGTCTTCGCCGCCACCGTCGGCGGCATCCGGGTGGTCGAGCCGGCCGCCGACCTCGCGGTGGCGCTCGCGGTGGCCTCCGGCGGGCTCAACCTCGCGCTCAACCCGCACCTGGTCGCCATCGGCGAGGTCGGGCTCACCGGCGAGGTGCGCCGGGTCGGCGCGGTGCCCCGCCGGTTGGCCGAGGCCGCCCGGCTGGGCTTCCGGCTGGCCCTGGTCCCACCCGGTTGCGGCCCCGGCAGCAGCGGCGTCGCCCCGGAGCACATGCGGGTGATCGAGGTCACGGACGTGCGGGCCGCACTACAGGCCGCCGCCCGCGCCTCCGCGGAGTGA